The Deinococcus cellulosilyticus NBRC 106333 = KACC 11606 region CTTGTAATCCAGACGCTGGACTTTGCCTTCCAGGGTCTCACAGAGGGTGCCCAGACCACCAGAGGTGTTGAAGGCCTCGTAGGTGATCCCATCCAGTGAGAAGCTCTCCAGGCCCTCAAGGGCCTGCATTTCCACGATTTTGCCATCATGCAGGGCTTCACAGGGGTTGATGTACTCGTTGACCACGCCGTCGGTGGACCAGGTGAGGTTGTACATCAGCATGTTGGTGGGGAACTGTGGGAGGGCACCCACGCGCATTTTGATGTCAAGAATGGAATCAAACCCCTTTGCGAGGTCTGCCGCCAGAATCCCGATGAAGCCAGGGGCCAGACCGCACTGGGGCATGAACACCTGACCGGGTTTTGCCTGCTTTGCCAGTTCGCGGATGTGGGCAGTGGTTTCACGGTCCTCGGTGAGGTCGAAGTAACTCACCCCAGCGTTCAGGGCGGCTTCTGCAATGAACTTGTTCACGAAGTAGGGCCCGGCAGAAACCACCTGATCCACTTCCTTGAAGGCCTCCTGCATCATGCCAATGTCGGTGGCATCCAGAACCACACTTCTTACAGGCACGGTTTTGACGGCGCGTTCCAGGGCCTGTTCACTCTTGTCTGCAAGGGTGACTTCATAATTCTGGGCGTGGTGGAGCAGGTGCGCGATGGTGGTGCCGACTTTTCCTGCACCGAAAATCAGGACTTTGCGTTTCATGGTGTGTGACCTCCCTGCCAGAGAAGAAAACCTCTCTGGCAATGTTTTGGATGTGGGTTTTGAGGGAAGAAGATGGAATCAGCGTCAGGCGTGCCTGCCTGGGAATGATGTCGATTGAACTGTAGGGGCGGGCCGCTGGCTCGCCCCACATCGCATGTTTTACAGCTCGGAGACGCTCACAGGTGCTTTGACCTCTGCGTATTCGGTTTCCATCTGGGCCAGTTGCAGCT contains the following coding sequences:
- a CDS encoding saccharopine dehydrogenase NADP-binding domain-containing protein encodes the protein MKRKVLIFGAGKVGTTIAHLLHHAQNYEVTLADKSEQALERAVKTVPVRSVVLDATDIGMMQEAFKEVDQVVSAGPYFVNKFIAEAALNAGVSYFDLTEDRETTAHIRELAKQAKPGQVFMPQCGLAPGFIGILAADLAKGFDSILDIKMRVGALPQFPTNMLMYNLTWSTDGVVNEYINPCEALHDGKIVEMQALEGLESFSLDGITYEAFNTSGGLGTLCETLEGKVQRLDYKSVRYPGHRYLMQFLIRDLRLSERREMLKDILENALPITPQDVVLTFCTVTGYKEGRLTQVSDARKIYDQMVHGQHWSAIQLTTAASLCAVLDLHAEDFLPAQGFVRQEDVPLRPFLENRFGRYYQVEQVEHLANSARIVPA